In Paracoccaceae bacterium Fryx2, a single genomic region encodes these proteins:
- a CDS encoding AbrB family transcriptional regulator, with the protein MAIGAFGGGVFQILGLPLPWMLGALTASMIAAMLNAPILPPSRLRPTVVVVIGVLLGAGFSPALLSQAAGWALSLAMLVVYLVVTAALVVPYYRRVGGFDPTTAFFSAMPGGVNEMAMIGQEMGGDERRIILAHAARIVITIALIALWFRLIQGYSVGSATSMGVGFADIDARDLAVLAVCGVLGAALGIGLRLPAPTLVGPMFVSAAAHVAGLSQAAPPRELVVMAQILLGTVMGCRFLGIGPRVVGRALLLSLGATLLSLGVTLAFALLFHRLFGQSIEQVMLAYAPGGVTEMSLVALAMQAEVAYVATHHVVRIVLLVGFAPLVLRRIGRRPK; encoded by the coding sequence CTGGCCATCGGAGCCTTCGGCGGGGGCGTGTTCCAGATCCTCGGCCTGCCGCTGCCCTGGATGCTGGGGGCGCTGACCGCGTCGATGATTGCCGCGATGCTGAATGCGCCGATCCTGCCGCCGTCGCGCCTGCGCCCGACCGTGGTCGTGGTGATCGGCGTGCTGCTGGGGGCCGGATTCAGCCCGGCGCTGCTGTCGCAGGCGGCAGGCTGGGCGCTGTCGCTGGCGATGCTGGTGGTCTATCTTGTGGTGACGGCGGCGCTTGTGGTTCCCTACTACCGGCGGGTCGGCGGCTTCGACCCGACCACCGCCTTCTTCTCCGCCATGCCGGGTGGCGTCAACGAGATGGCGATGATCGGGCAGGAGATGGGCGGCGACGAACGCAGGATCATCCTGGCCCATGCCGCGCGCATCGTCATCACCATCGCGCTGATCGCGCTGTGGTTCCGGCTGATCCAGGGCTATTCCGTAGGCAGCGCCACCTCGATGGGGGTCGGCTTTGCCGACATCGACGCGCGCGATCTGGCGGTGCTGGCGGTGTGCGGCGTGCTGGGGGCTGCATTGGGCATCGGCCTCCGGCTGCCCGCGCCGACGCTGGTCGGGCCGATGTTCGTCAGTGCCGCCGCCCATGTCGCGGGCCTGTCGCAGGCCGCGCCGCCGCGCGAGCTGGTGGTGATGGCGCAGATCCTGCTTGGCACGGTGATGGGCTGCCGTTTCCTGGGCATCGGGCCGCGCGTCGTGGGGCGGGCGCTGCTGCTGAGCCTTGGCGCGACGCTGCTGAGCCTTGGCGTGACGCTGGCCTTCGCGCTGCTGTTCCACCGCCTGTTCGGCCAGTCGATCGAGCAGGTCATGCTGGCCTACGCCCCGGGCGGCGTGACCGAGATGAGCCTTGTGGCGCTCGCGATGCAGGCCGAGGTCGCCTATGTCGCCACGCACCATGTTGTGCGGATCGTGCTGCTGGTCGGGTTTGCGCCACTGGTGCTGCGCCGGATCGGACGCAGGCCGAAGTAA
- a CDS encoding HU family DNA-binding protein: MPASKTAARSAKAGSAKTAASRAAAEPGAPVADDQDATPPAESGVAPQEKAPTLKLKDLIDRVVQATGGKKKGVREIVEATLATLGAALSAGDDLNLPPLGRAKVNRQMDRGEGELLVIKLHRNGAAGARKGPGKKVAKETLAEAED; the protein is encoded by the coding sequence ATGCCCGCTTCCAAGACCGCCGCCCGATCCGCCAAGGCAGGGTCCGCCAAGACCGCCGCCAGTCGCGCCGCCGCCGAACCGGGCGCGCCCGTTGCGGATGACCAGGATGCGACCCCCCCGGCCGAATCCGGGGTCGCGCCGCAGGAAAAGGCCCCCACGCTGAAGCTGAAGGATCTGATCGACCGGGTGGTGCAGGCAACCGGCGGCAAGAAGAAGGGCGTGCGCGAAATCGTCGAGGCCACGCTGGCCACGCTCGGCGCCGCGCTTTCGGCCGGTGACGACCTGAACCTGCCGCCGCTGGGCCGCGCCAAGGTCAACCGCCAGATGGACCGCGGCGAGGGCGAGCTGCTGGTGATCAAGCTGCACCGCAACGGTGCTGCGGGCGCCCGCAAGGGCCCCGGCAAGAAAGTCGCGAAAGAGACCCTTGCAGAGGCCGAAGACTAA
- a CDS encoding GFA family protein has protein sequence MHKGSCLCGAIRFEIDGDLPPPTACHCTICRKHSGHFEASTDVPRAALHLAGAENLTWFQSSPKVRRGFCATCGASLFFDPPHLDWIGVAMGAFDGPTGTRLALHIFVDDKGDYYDISDGLPQNRQ, from the coding sequence ATGCACAAGGGATCCTGCCTTTGCGGCGCCATTCGATTCGAGATCGACGGCGACCTGCCGCCGCCGACCGCCTGCCATTGCACGATCTGCCGCAAGCATTCGGGCCATTTCGAGGCTTCGACCGACGTGCCGCGTGCCGCGCTGCACCTGGCCGGGGCGGAAAACCTGACGTGGTTCCAGTCGTCGCCCAAGGTGCGGCGCGGCTTCTGTGCAACCTGTGGCGCCTCGCTGTTCTTCGACCCGCCGCATCTCGACTGGATCGGGGTCGCGATGGGGGCGTTCGACGGGCCGACCGGCACGAGGCTTGCGCTGCACATCTTCGTCGATGACAAGGGCGACTACTACGACATCTCTGACGGCCTGCCGCAGAACCGGCAATAG